The Prunus dulcis chromosome 5, ALMONDv2, whole genome shotgun sequence genomic sequence GAAAGGATTGAAAAGTGGAAATGAATTTGACAGAATATCTCCAATATTAGATTCAGTCGCTGAAACGGggaaataaaatataacaaGGTAAAATAATCTTACAAAACCAAAGAAATATTCTGCAACGTTGTTCTTAGGATCTGGTTAATTGGTCATTCGATGGACGCTATTGTTGGGTATATGAGTTCAACAATGTAAAATAAGACCATCACAATCGTTGGAATTTGAGCAAAGGAACAATACCTTGTCCAACAAGTCATAGCCAAGTTTGAGCCTGACATCTTGGTCCCTTTGAAAGTTCAAAATGCTCCAAGAAAATTCAGCAGCTCCTGTGGAGCTTCTCTGTCAAAGGATTAGAGCCGACATTATAGTACCAAGGTTCTATCTTTAAGTAGGAATAAAGGAATAACATACATTCTAGGGAGTGGAGAACCAGATTTTGGTTCTGTGATTTTATAAGAAACGCGGATATAAGTATTTTCAAAGGTTAAAATGATACCACTGTATTTGTACCAACCTCTTTAAATTCTTTGTCGAGATCGCATCTTCCTTTAACATTAAAGCTCAACAGCCCATCCGTTGTCACAGGGAAGGACTTTTTCGCTCGGACAGTGTACCGTAGTTTCTCGCGCCTATCATACTGCAGTCCAACTCCAAGGCTTGCCGAAAACTACAAGTGATTGTCATTGTCAGGAATATCAATGAAAAAACTATTGATCAAAGTCGTGAAAGGAACAAAATGATGTTAGGCTGATACAACTtgaattttggaaaatttacTTACATCTGGGTAGAAGCGCCTTACAACAGCTCTACCAAAAGTTGGAACTCCAAGTCTAGTATCTAGCTCTCCATGAATCTGacacacaaacaaaataacatcAAGCATTTAGCATTTAGTTCAATTGAATTGCCAGAATTCCCAGATATTCTAGCATTCTAATTGCTACAGACTGAGACGGTAGATGACCAGAAAAAAACATGAATGTTGAAGAAGGATCATAATTTTGCTAAACCAAGAAAGCAAAACACACAGtgcaattaaaaattaaataaaattgggaAAGGAAAGAGCACCTGCAAATGGGTTTTGGAATCGAGTGGTAGCTTCTCCTTCGCATGAATTTTTAAGGCTTTAGCATCTCCACCATATCTCAAAGAGGTCTCCATTTGAGCACCgaaatccaaaaccctaaccctagctgGATATGGCGGAGTAGagaaatgaaagtgaagagaCACTCACCCTACTAGTCCTTCCTCCAGTTATCTTAGGATTAGGACGAGCAAAGCAAAGACCTTAATCACGTGCGTTTTTGGCCTGACCCACCCCAATCATTGATCGCCACGTCAGGTGTCAGCACGTGCCCCGGGCATGCTCCAATGGGCCACCTGGGCCTTCCAGAAGTGGGTTGGGCTTCCTTGCTTCCTCCCATTAGCATTTCCTTCATCTGTAGTTACTGTTGACGATGCACTACCAGTCCTTACATCGATGCGTCGTCGTTTTGGACCCTgaagaagaaaacccaaaacctcTGCGTGTTGCTAACTGCTGCTGCTACATTTGttagaagagagaagagagtgtgagaaacagagaaagagatgCGAAAAATGGTTTTGAGGTTGGATGTGTTTCTGTTGGCACTCACCATTCTATGGGCACCTGCGCTCTCGGATCTGGTCCTCTCCAAGGTTGACCGACGTGTAAGTCTCCCGTCcccttccttcttttctgaATTGGGGTTttggagttttcttttatcaatgTTGTTTGAGATCTCCATCTTctcattatcttttttgttCATCCAAAGTTGATAGGCCTCTCATTCAATATGTCACTACTtagtgctctctctctctctctctctctctctctctctctctttgttgtTGATGTTTTAGGATCGCTAATTGCAGTTTCATTCATAAAAGttgctttttttggttttttgggtGTATTTTGATCTTCGTTCgtagttgaatttttttcattcgACATTGACCTCTGAttgttggttggttggttggttggttgcaGATTGATTTGACATCCCAAATTGCGCGCATCACTTCCACACTGAAGGTGCCCCATCAGTCCCCTTTTCATACCCttcattggttttttttccttctcttgtTGCGTATGTTAACATTGATTATGCTTGACACTCAACGAAATATGTTTCTCATTTTTGAATTCTTATGTGTGCTTCCAGTGAATTGATAAGTAAAAGAATAATCCCAAGAATGCATGGAAAGTTATCCTCATtcggaaaagaaaaataaaaaacacatgTTTGTATATCAACACTATTTTAAAATGGACATATATGTTGAATTTTACTCATACCGTTTGCACTCTGCAGGTGGAGAATGCGGGAAGCGGTTTGGTTTCAGAAGTTTTGTTGGCCTTTCCTGAGAGTCAGGCAAAACATTTGGCGCATCTGACGGCAACCCCCAATGAAGGGAAAGGAAAAGTGAAAGGTTCTGGTATTAGTTATCCTGTTCAACTTGTTCACGCTAAAGACATGCCTCCTTCTTTGACGTTTTATTCAGTGTCTTTACCAAAGGGATTGGGCAAGGGGGACAGCTTCACTTTTGATGTATTGGCTGTTTTCACCCATGCATTGAAACCATTTCCTGAGAAAATTACTCAGGCTGACATTCAGCTCCTAGTGTTTCAGGACAGTGCACACTATCTCTCTCCTTATGCAGTCAAGGTGCAAACACTCAGTGTTAAATTGCCCGATGCAAGAATTGAATCTTATACAAGGATAGAAAATACAAAGAATATTGGCTCAGAGATCAAATACGGTCCTTATGAGAATCTTCCTCCCTACTCGTACTCACCTATAGTTGTTCATTTTGAGAGCAATCAACCCTTTGCTGTTGCTGAAGAATTGGTGCGAGAGATAGAGATTTCCCACTGGGGTAATATTCAAGTAACAGAGCATTACAAGCTTGTTCATGGAGGTGCTCAAAGCAAGGGAGAATTTTCAAggtcttttttttgtttctatttttgttcatttcgTGCTGTGCTAGTGGGGAgcttaattttaatttccttcTTATTTCTTCTGCAGGCTTGATTATCAAGCCAGACCTCATGTCAGAGGTGCATCAGCCATTAGGCGTCTTGTTGCAAAATTGCCGCCAAGAGCTCATTCTGTATATTATAGGGATGAAATAGGCAATGTTTCAACATCTAACTTATGGAGTGATTTTAAGAAGGTAATAATTTGAACTTGTGTGAACTACTATTCCTAGTTGTTATTCCTTATTTTACTCAACTTTTATGCATCATTTCAGACAGAACTGGAAATCGAACCTAGGTATCCTATGTTTGGTGGTTGGAGAACTGCTTTTACCATTGGATATGGCTTACCGCTTCATGAGTTTCTGTTTGAATCAGATGGAAAACGCTTCATTAATATCTCCTTTGGTTGCCCTATAAATGAGGTGGTCATTGACACTCTCATTGTGAAGGTTGGTAATGCGATGACTTATTGATACTAGATTCTTTTGTCCCTTATTATTCAACTTGTGTTGGCTACTTTATTTGTCAGATGGTCATACTGAGTTGCTTTCATATGATTTCCTTTCAATGTGTTGGATGTGTCTATTGATACCTGGGAAGCATTAAAAGCATGAATTGGAGTCAGATTATGTTAAAAGAATTATTCTTCCTGTATTTTTGATTTGGTGATTGTAAACTGCAGGTTGTTCTGCCTGAGGGTTCTAAAGATATATCTGTATCTGCTCCATTTCCTCTAAAACAATGGCAAGAGGTATTATAGACCAAGTTTTAATGTCATCCCATATTCATGcttgtacaatttttttaatatctcTCTTTTGCCTCTTCTCGTTGTCTATTTTGAAAAGGctatgttttttgttttcttttttattgatgaaagagTTTTTCTAATTAAATATGTCTACGATTCTTACAGAAAAAATTTTCCCACTTGGATCTTGTTGGTAGGCCAGTGGTTGCACTGGAAAAGACTAATGCTGTGCCTGAGCATAATCAGAAATTCCAGGTATTCCTGTTGCCCATTTTCAAATAACAGGAAATGACTACGGGataagtatttttttatttttttattctgcTAATAATATCACATTTACTTTAGTTTCTAATATTGATTAAAGTTTTGACCCCTTCTAGTggcctataaaaaaaaaaaaaagacacatGTTATTTAAGTTTCTAAAATTGcttaaagagaaaaaggctTTTGGTTTATAGTTGCTTGCAAGTGTCAATTGATGCTTATAGTGGTAAGTCTTGTGTATGTTTTTTGGTCAAGCTTTCTGCTTCACCTTAGTCAGAACAGTTTTCTGTTTTCGGTGCTTAATTGTATTTTACATCTCTCTAGTACTTATAATGTAAAATCAATCCgcttattcatttatttatctttttgtaaaaatcggaagtgaaaataaaaatgttctAGAACAGCTCTGCTGCCTGTCATGTATTGCAGAAGTTGCTTTTAGACCTCTTCCCTGCCTTTTCACTCGTATCCGACTTTGTTTGATATTCCTGTTGATGTATCAATGCCATGAATGTTAAGATCTTTAATCTATAGATTTCTTAACTTCTGTATATTGTATTATGTTGTagtataatttataataattttcacGGTTTCATTTCTAGATAACAAGAGTTATGCGAATTTGCTTACGTATGTGTTAAGACAGTGGACCCTTTTTTTACTGTCTTCCCTGATTATACTGTATTTGACCTTAAGTTTCACAcagtaattttattttgcttcATTTGCAGGTCTATTACAAATTCAACAGCCTTGCAATGCTTTGGGAACCCTTGATGTTgatttttggaattttcttcctttttgtgACTGGGATTGTATACATGCATGTGGACATGTCCATCTCCAAATCTTCTGCTTCTTATTTGGCCAAACTGCAGTGGGATGAAGTAGGTTTTTGTctagtattttctttttaaataatttacaaTAAGAAGACAGTTATTATTCTATGTCTTGTTCTAGGTGCAAGCAGCAATTCAGCAGATCCGAAATATTATCACCCGATGCCTCGTGATACATGATAAGGTGGAAGCATCATTACGTGATCTTTCGCGGACAGGGGACATCCAAGCTTGTAAAGCAGCTCGAAAAGCAGCTGATGGTTTGTTGAAAGAGCTTTCGAAAGAGATGAAGCCCTTATTGGCATTCTTGCAATCATCTCAGCAGGCTGCACATCTACTGCCTAAGGTTGGTTATTTTTAGTTGcaattatatgtattttacaATTTGGTTAAATGAACCAAACTTTATGCAACATGAAGTTGCGAGTGAAACTCATATATTAGTTTAGCTACTTGAAGTTGACATTGGATTGGTATTTTCGTATATGTACTGCCAAACACTATCTTCTCCATACACTGGGTTCGCATAGCGTGCAGACATGCTATCAGTACATCTTTTAATATTGTTTGTGTATGCAGGTGGAGGAGCTGGTGGTGAAGGTGAAGGATTTGGAAGAAAGGTTAATGGTGAAACACTCTACCATTGTGGATTGCTATGAGAAGAAATATGGAGGAAGGGAAATTGAGAATCGGGTTGCTTCGCAAGTGCAGAAAATTACTGCCTTGAGGCAGGAGGTTGACGATCTTCTTGAGTTTATTGATGAGATATAAGAGATGGGTATATTTTGCGCTTGCTATAATATTTTCCGGaacttattaattattaaatagaAAGAGGACTAGTtgcttttagttttgttttgaaattgcaTTGTGCTAAAAATGTAAGGGACTCGTTTAATCTGCAAACACAGCCAACATTATTTTATGCATGGAACACTAAGTTAtcgtttggcattgcttatttggggtgataagtgattttaaaaaaaaattgggaagcCCAActcgtttggtaaactatgagaaaatcatttattgttaaaaattattgTGAGAGAGTTATAAgagaaagcagctaatgagggGCTTTCATTTATTGTCAAACTACTTTATCTCACAGTAAATCTAATATCAATTATTTTCATAGAACAGTAATgctattttaataaaaagtttactaaacgtcaaatattaataaaaagttTACTAAACGCCAAATGTTAATAACTCGTGCGTGTACCTCGTTCCCAACGGGTACGGGTAATACCCACTCTCTCTTGTGGGTACCCGACTCGCATACCCAATGTACGTTTCTGCATGCATTAGCATTAATTGTGCTTTGTTGAATtagttggtttggtttgg encodes the following:
- the LOC117628123 gene encoding dolichyl-diphosphooligosaccharide--protein glycosyltransferase subunit 1A, with the translated sequence MRKMVLRLDVFLLALTILWAPALSDLVLSKVDRRIDLTSQIARITSTLKVENAGSGLVSEVLLAFPESQAKHLAHLTATPNEGKGKVKGSGISYPVQLVHAKDMPPSLTFYSVSLPKGLGKGDSFTFDVLAVFTHALKPFPEKITQADIQLLVFQDSAHYLSPYAVKVQTLSVKLPDARIESYTRIENTKNIGSEIKYGPYENLPPYSYSPIVVHFESNQPFAVAEELVREIEISHWGNIQVTEHYKLVHGGAQSKGEFSRLDYQARPHVRGASAIRRLVAKLPPRAHSVYYRDEIGNVSTSNLWSDFKKTELEIEPRYPMFGGWRTAFTIGYGLPLHEFLFESDGKRFINISFGCPINEVVIDTLIVKVVLPEGSKDISVSAPFPLKQWQEKKFSHLDLVGRPVVALEKTNAVPEHNQKFQVYYKFNSLAMLWEPLMLIFGIFFLFVTGIVYMHVDMSISKSSASYLAKLQWDEVQAAIQQIRNIITRCLVIHDKVEASLRDLSRTGDIQACKAARKAADGLLKELSKEMKPLLAFLQSSQQAAHLLPKVEELVVKVKDLEERLMVKHSTIVDCYEKKYGGREIENRVASQVQKITALRQEVDDLLEFIDEI
- the LOC117627790 gene encoding outer envelope pore protein 21, chloroplastic-like, producing the protein METSLRYGGDAKALKIHAKEKLPLDSKTHLQIHGELDTRLGVPTFGRAVVRRFYPDFSASLGVGLQYDRREKLRYTVRAKKSFPVTTDGLLSFNVKGRCDLDKEFKERSSTGAAEFSWSILNFQRDQDVRLKLGYDLLDKVPYMQIRENNWTLNADGNGKWNVRYDL